A stretch of the uncultured Cohaesibacter sp. genome encodes the following:
- a CDS encoding ABC-type transport auxiliary lipoprotein family protein yields the protein MKRSLALSGMCVALAACSVLGGGKQLTTYDLSAPRSFEGISGRSNAQILVATPTALKSLDSEMIVVRPNAAEITYFGDAQWSDRLTRVLQEKLIQTFENSGRIRSIAKPGDGVVVDYKIVTTIRAFELVDDNGAKARVALSVKIINDRNGRVRASRQFSATAPANLSSSAKGVAGIDAASQAVLKDVLAWVVRVI from the coding sequence GTGAAGCGGTCTCTAGCGCTCAGTGGTATGTGCGTTGCCCTTGCTGCCTGCTCTGTCTTGGGCGGCGGCAAGCAGTTGACCACTTACGATCTCAGCGCGCCCCGCAGCTTTGAAGGCATCTCCGGGCGCAGCAACGCCCAGATTTTGGTTGCCACCCCAACAGCCCTGAAATCCCTTGACAGCGAAATGATCGTTGTGCGTCCCAATGCCGCTGAAATCACCTATTTTGGCGATGCTCAGTGGAGCGACCGCCTGACCCGCGTGTTGCAGGAAAAGCTGATCCAGACTTTCGAGAATTCCGGCCGTATCCGGTCCATTGCCAAACCCGGTGACGGTGTTGTGGTGGACTACAAGATCGTCACCACCATCCGTGCCTTCGAGCTGGTTGATGACAATGGGGCCAAGGCCCGAGTCGCCCTGTCGGTCAAAATCATCAATGACCGCAATGGCCGTGTCCGCGCCAGCCGTCAATTCAGCGCCACTGCACCGGCCAATCTGTCAAGCTCCGCCAAAGGCGTTGCTGGCATCGATGCCGCCTCTCAGGCCGTCCTTAAGGATGTTCTGGCGTGGGTCGTGCGCGTTATCTAA